The following is a genomic window from Phaseolus vulgaris cultivar G19833 chromosome 6, P. vulgaris v2.0, whole genome shotgun sequence.
TTTTAGTGTCAACATGAAAGAAATTTTAGAAGTTTTCTGTAAGTATTATGCTGTTCAGACGAAGGTTTTGTATTTTTAGCAGTTCAAAATAATATCTTGTATTGGTATAAGCTTTGGATTATAGTTATTATCAATGGTAACTTTCAAATATAGGAATCTTGGGTAGGTTTTAGTGTGTAGACTTTATACAACACATCATGTATTGAattatgtataaatattttctatatttaggTTTTCTTTGAAAATTTGGCATAACAGGGTTCACTGAATTAAATCCTTCTAATTATGGTTcccataaaataaataatccgATCATATGGTTTGATTTGAATGCCTTTGTTTAGTACTGCTGTGGAGTCTTCAGTGGGCTTGACTCTTTGAAACTTTCATTCATTTCTCATTTGCAGGTAAATATGAGCATTGCTATACTTCCTATGTCTGCAGAGTATAAGTGGAGCCCCAGCACTGTAGGTTTGGTACAGTCTTCTTTCTTTTGGGGATACCTTCTTACTCAGGTAAAtgtgattttgttttgttaaaacTAATTGACAAGTAACATTTGCCAATTTGTATGACTTAGAATTTAAGGCCATGCGTCTGAAGCATAGGGTAGATTTTTCTTGCAGATTGCTGGTGGAATATGGGCAGATACAGTGGGTGGAAAGCAGGTATTGGGATTTGGGGTGATTTGGTGGTCTGTTGCGACAGTTCTCACTCCCATAGCTgccaaacttggattgcctttCCTACTAGTTGCTCGAGCATTTATGGGCATTGGTGAGGTGAGTTATGTTAAAAATTAACATCTTCCAAACAGTACTAATTCTACTAGGATAAAGCTTTATGTTGCTACTATTTTGGAAAAGAAGAAATCTAGTAAAGAAAAAGAATGGAATGTTCTTTTCTTATAATCCATATTGTGACTTATTTTTAGTAATGATTTTATTTATCCAGTTGATGATGATACAATTTGATGCTAATTCTGTTCCATGTGAAGCTCACTTGTTTTGGCCTTTTTGCACTTTGTAGGGTGTTGCTATGCCAGCCATGAACAATATTCTGTCAAAATGGGTTCCTGTGTCAGAAAGAAGTAGATCACTAGCACTGGTCTACAGTGGCATGTATCTTGGATCCGTCACTGGACTGGCCTTTTCTCCCTTTCTAATTCATCAGTTTGGATGGCCATCAGTATTTTACTCCTTTGGTTCTCTAGGGACAGTCTGGTTTTCCGTGTGGCTTAGCAAGGTATGATTTGAATATGTACACTTATTTCCTTGGTAGAGATGCTTACATATTGAACTTGGAAATACTTGCTCAAACATTTTCTTGATAGAAGTGTTTTTATTGTCTTGAAGTTGATTCTTTACCAAGACTTTTCTGACAAGATATTTTTGTTTCTGTAAAGATTATTGGTAAAATTTTCTATTTGTTTATGTGCTCATCTTTTCTGTGCTTGTGAGAGCTGTAGGCACATAGTTCGCCTCTTGAAGATCCTGACCTGCGGCCTGAAGAAAAGAAGCTCATTACTACCAGCTGTTTGTCCAAGGAACCCGTGAAAACAATACCTTGGAGATTAATTTTGTCAAAAGCTCCAGTCTGGGCTCTAATAGTGTCCCATTTTTGCCACAACTGGGGAACTTTCATTCTTCTTACATGGATGCCAACATACTATAACCAAGTAAGGTCGATCTATCTTTTTGGGTATGTTACTCAATGATGTGATGCAGACACAGCTAGATCcatgttcattttttttttttccttttagttcCTACAAGGTTGTGTATGAATTTACCGAGATGATAAAGCTACCGGTACCTATATAAGTACTAGGGAAACTTCAACTTAAAATAGATATTCTGTTGTCTCGGATTGGATCTAATATCAGACAATGGACTGGGAAAACGGAAATTTGGTGCTATAACTGACTGTAAAGTAGGAAACCACTCAAATTATGTAGTACGGACGGAGAATATTAGATCATTTGTAGTGCTTGCTTCTCATCATATATTCAACAGCCATACAAACCATTTTGCATTGACTTCTCTAAATTTATTTCTGGGAGAGTAGGCAAGTTGGAAgcctttatttttgtttaagttttaattttgtgtGCTTGTACTTTTGTTCTACCTGGAAGTTAATATCTTCCCTCCCCATACCCCACTAGAGGGCAGCCTCGTGTTTTATGTCACTCTTTTCAATTTTGTATAGTCCCAATTATTAGGATTATTTGCTTGGGAATGATCATTAGAATATTTTCAGTATAACATAAATGTCATGCTATTGCTTTGCTAATTCTTTTGGTTTTGCTGAAggattttctttctaattcttATATCTATAATAATAGGGACTAGAATTTATTATCTATTCCATCTTTCTCCTAAAATCTTAATCTCCCCCATTTATCTCATACTCTTGTTAATTGTAAGGATTCAATGTCATAAAATTCATTATGCGAGCATGCTTGTTGATGTTTGATGTTTTAAGCATCCTACTTGGTACAGTTGTTAAGCCTCTACGtcaacattattaatattagagCTTATAGAGTCCATCGTTTGGTTGGAGCTATGTTAATATCCTGACTCACAGAATATTTTGATTTGTAGTCTTCTTGATATTTGGAAAACAATTGACACTGTTTAAAGTTGGCTAAAGTTATTCTCATATATCTAGGTCTTGAAGTTCAATCTGACAGAATCTGGGCTATTTTGTGTTCTACCATGGTTGATAATGGCACTTTCTGCAAATGTTGGTGGTTGGATTGCAGACACTCTAGTGAGCAAAGGTGTATCAGTTACAAGGGTCCGCAAGGTATCTcccctttatttatttattcttatagCTTCTTGCAAAAACAGTTTTTTGGATAAATTCCTGACCTACATcctttatataaattatataggGCTAGGGACCTATTTCCTatccttatatatatatatatatatatatatatatatatatatatatatatatacatacttttttttaagttgtaCTGTGACCAAATTTTTTAGGTTACCGTTTACTTTAATGTGGCATTATGGCTTACATTTTAAGAAGAGGTGCATAAAGCTGCAAACTTTTTGTCACTAAATTTAGAGACAGATCCTCTTTGCCTGCCTTCTCTATCCTTGATCTTGCTGCTTTTGACTatttttactaaattttttCTACTAGTTTACTGAACATGATCTCATTTTATAAAGTTCTAAGCGTAGTCATACATCTTTGCAGATAATGCAAACAATTGGATTTCTCGGACCGGCTTTCTTCTTAACTCAATTGAGCCACATTAACTCTCCTGCAATGGCTGTTTTGTGTATGACGTGCAGTCAGGTTTGTTTCTTGTGTTgtatttaacttattttaattcTGAGAAGGTAGTTTCTATGTAATCCTAACATAAAATCTGTTTGTATTTGTGTGTCTTATATTTTTGGTTCATACTGTGCAATCTGAAAATTTGACTGGCTAATGTAAATTTTCTAGACAATAGTGTCTTGAAACTTCTCTTAGAACAGTCTAACTACACATTCTCATTCTGCCAATCTTCGTAAAGTTGCAAACTGTTGGTTCATTCATCCTTACATTCCATTTACCCTTATTCTTCATCTTCTCTAACCTTTGGTTGCTTAGGGTGCCCTGAGGGATTTGCATCTTGGAGTTTTCTCTTTCATAACTTGTTTCAAATTCTTCCTGAATAGGGTACCGATGCTTTCTCTCAGTCTGGATTGTATTCAAATCACCAGGATATTGCCCCTCGATACTCTGTGAGTGGATACATTGTActtatattttcttcaatttggAGTTCTACATTTAAGAAATGTTCTTATGGCCATCTGTATTTATCTCACAATTAGTTGGTTAAATAGTTGTCAATTGgcaaggaaaaggaaaaaaaaaatcatatttatttccTCTTGTTATCTTTAGGGGATATTGCTTGGTCTATCTAATACTGCTGGAGTATTGGCTGGTGTCTTTGGAACAGCAGCAACAGGTTACATTCTGCAGCATGGTAAGTATTTGTTGCTCATAGTTCCTTGGTGACTGAATGTCAGCGATTAGTATCTTGAAAGATTAAGCTATTAGGTGAAAGATCATTATGAAATTATTACTCTTGATACTGAATATTGAACATATGTTTATGGTGCACAATCTGTGAAGAGT
Proteins encoded in this region:
- the LOC137831444 gene encoding sodium-dependent phosphate transport protein 1, chloroplastic-like, which produces MSGRAIISCFSHPSTSCSIPLSRRTHFAHAPPPSPFLLSQRSRLLFAGGRGGGKVWANVKSEKNLSESPKYEDVVLQKARGEDDMEEEGKWWQVFPKRWVIVVLCFSAFLLCNMDRVNMSIAILPMSAEYKWSPSTVGLVQSSFFWGYLLTQIAGGIWADTVGGKQVLGFGVIWWSVATVLTPIAAKLGLPFLLVARAFMGIGEGVAMPAMNNILSKWVPVSERSRSLALVYSGMYLGSVTGLAFSPFLIHQFGWPSVFYSFGSLGTVWFSVWLSKAHSSPLEDPDLRPEEKKLITTSCLSKEPVKTIPWRLILSKAPVWALIVSHFCHNWGTFILLTWMPTYYNQVLKFNLTESGLFCVLPWLIMALSANVGGWIADTLVSKGVSVTRVRKIMQTIGFLGPAFFLTQLSHINSPAMAVLCMTCSQGTDAFSQSGLYSNHQDIAPRYSGILLGLSNTAGVLAGVFGTAATGYILQHGSWDDVFKVSVGLYLVGTVVFNLFSTGEKVLE